Within the Thermocladium sp. ECH_B genome, the region ATAGTTGCTCTGCCTCCCCCCATCGCGATCCTCACCGCGCTCCTTATGGCCTCAAATGCAGAATCCATTAGGGTAGCGGGTGGATTATCGATAATGATCTCCGCATCACTGGAACTCTCACTGATGATCCTCCTCTGGGTCTTACCATCAATTATGGATATATCAGGCTCTCTCCAGTACTTCCCGATATTCATGGTGACCACATCGCCCACCGCAATTAATGGCCACAATCCGAAATCCTCAGCAATAGTCCTAGCTACTTCAATTGATGCCGGTGCTTCTCTTGGTATAGCTATTGCAAAGGGTATGGCCATTAATCCCCTAAGGAAATCACTGCTTAATCTATACATGAATAGCGAGGTCCCCGCCTTTTTAATAGCGTTGCTCCTATATTAATAAATGCCTTTTTTAGGAGGATGCCCCGCCTTATTACTATGCAGCAAGACGCTGTGGCTAAGGCAATAAATATACTTGAGAGGCTGGATGAGCTGGGAGTCCTCGATTCTATGCAATCCCTTCTCAGCGATGAGGAGTTACGGCGACTGATTGGGTCCAGCCTTAACATGATTGGGTCCCTCAGCAAGTTATTGAGCGTGATTAATGAAATTGATTGGGATAAGGTAATTGCACTATTGACATCCATGAAGGGTAATGAATTGGAGAATATATACGAATTTATAGGTCTCATAAATGGCATTGATACAGCAAGGCTCAGAGCCGCTCTTCAGATAATTAATAGCGATGTAGGGCCGGTCTCATTATCTAGACTCGTAGGTGAATTACGGAGAGAGGAGACTCGGCGAGCGATTTATAAATCATTACTTATATTAAGGATCTTGCTAGGAGACAGATTCAGGGCCTAGATTGTCCCTCAATAGTGTAGAGGGAGTCCAGTTTCTTTACGTCGTCATCATCGAGTTTCCATCCGATTGCCCCCATGTTTTCCCTCATGTGCTCCAGCCTTGCTGCCTTAGGTATGGCCACTATATTGGGTTTACGTATTACCCAATTAAGTAGAACCTGTGCAGGTGTTTTCCCATACTTGCTTCCCACTTCCTCTAATAGCTTATATTCCTTGCTTCCGGGTCTTAGTATTGCCCCAGTTCCTAGAGGGCTGTACGCTATGATCGTTATTCCCTCCCTCTCCGCGTAGGGCAGTAAATCCCTCTCTGCATCCCTATCCAGTAAGTTATACCTTACCTCGTCGGCCACTATCCCGTACTTGGTTAAGGATCGCCGCGCCTCCTCTAGCTCAACCACATCGAAGTTACTTACACCAATGTGCCGAATAACGCCTTCATCCACTAGTTCCTCCATGGCTTGCATTGTTTCCCTAATCTGTACATCCCTCGCGGGCCAGTGAATCATATACAGATCAATATATGTTCCCAGCCTCTCCATGCTTGCTTTAGCTGATTTCAATACATCATCATGCCTTGCATGGGTTGGCCATACCTTGCTTATTATGAAGAGGTCATTTCGTGGAAATCCCTTTATTGCCTCCCCAATTATTCTCTCGGAGCACCCGCCTCCATACATTTCAGCCGTATCTATCATTGTGTAACCCATGTTTATTGCTTCCCTCAGTAGCTTCACCATGGAATCCATATTAGAGCAGTCAGGTATCCAGAAACCTCCTCCTATGCCCCACGTACCCAAGCCTATTACAGGTATCTTTATACCGGTTTTATCGAGTTCCTTGAATTCCATAAACTATATTTAATAGACCTGGTAAAAATACTTTGTCTGTGAACTACCCCGCCCTAATGGGGCTTTCCGCTTCCTTGCCCTGCCTTGCCCATCGTTACGGGTAGTGGGCGGATCACGGGCGCTGCGGGCGGCTCCCGCCCTGCCCTCTGGGCTTTTAACGCCCTCACCCTCCACGGAAACGCCACCATTTAAACATTTCTAGGGGGCCATCCATCCCCTCCCCGGCGGAAGAAGACTTTCGCCCCCTTAACCCGTTAAGATAAAATCCGAGAGAGCCATCTATCTTTACAAAATACAACTAATCGCCCACTTCACAATTCATGGCGAGAGACGAGAACCATGAAAAACGAATGGTAAACCCCGCCCTTTAGGGCGAGGTAAAGTTTTTTTAAAAAAATAAGAGCACTATTTCCTTTAGGATGTCCTCCCCGGTCAATTCTCAGAGGATGGAGGAAGGGGGGGGCTCTCTCCCGCAATGCCGGGGCATCCGCGAAGGCCGGCAACCGGCGCCCATTAGGGTAACCCCCAAGGCCTCGGGGAGCCGTTAAGGCAGGAGGTAGGTCAACTCAAACCACCAGCTATATAATGATTATTAAATGTAGTAAAGCATTCGTAACTGTCCCTCAATAATTGTGAGCTCCCAATGGATCTGGGCTACATTTTTGAGGCCATTTTTCTGCTACGCTTTGTTGGGTTCTCCTTTCAAAGTAATATTATGAAGGAGCACAGGGCATGGCTGGTTTTCTTTACAAAAGATAAATTTTTAAAGCCACTATCATTATGGTGGTCAGTAGTCATTAAGTATGACTGGGTCAGTGAGAAGGAGTTACAGTGAGAAGAAGTCGTTGAGGCGGCAGCTATCGTTTACTGACATATATTTCGCCTCAATAGGAGGCCAATCCCCATTCCTCAGCATATTGACGTATGGAACCGCAATGATAATTTACGTGGGGCTCCTGGCCCCAATTGCTGCGCTTCTCGGCACTCTCCTTGTCCTCCTCAATGGAATAGTGGTTTATGAGTTGTCAAGGCAAATAACAAAGACCGGTGGATACTATAAGTATGCTCATCTATTATTAAGTCACAGGGTTGGAATAGAGACCGGCTTCCTATACTTATTCTACTCAATACTATATGGGGTCTCCTATGCCTTCGGCGTTAGTTACCTCTCCTCATGGCTATTTAATTGGGACCCCACGATAACAATGATAGTGGTTCTATTAATAACGGCTTTTCTCGCAATCAGCGGAATAAAGCCATCAACCAAGTACGCAATAATAGCCGGCTCAGTGGAAATCGCGGTTCTCCTTCTCGTCGGCTTTACCCTAATGTACCTAGTTCACTTTAAGCTAAGCAACCCATTCATGGGCGGGGTATCGCTCTCGAATCTAGGCCTAGCCGTCATATACGCAGCTGCAATACCAACTGGGTACGGNGCCATCACTCCATTATCCGGCGAAGCAAAGAATCCTAAGTCAACAATACCGAGGGCGGTAATAGCCGTGATTCTGACAGGCGGCATATTGGCGGCATTTGATGTATATGCATTCGCCAATGCAGGNATGGTTTTATTCCACGATAACATAAACCAAGTAATCTCAACCCCATCTCCAGTACTTTATGTGTTGAGAAAGTATATTGGGGATTACTTGGATCCAATAATAATATTCGCCATGCTAAGCGATGGAGTATTAGGCACGCTTGCCTTCTCTATAGCGGCGTCACGAACGATATATGCGATGTCGGTGGATGGCTATCTTCCAAGTATATTCTCCCAACTAAATAATAAGGGCAACCCAATATTCTCGGTTATACTGGTCTCTGGAATCACGTTAGGCATATCAGTGATGCTCACAAACATATTTCATGGTCCACTGCATGCATTTCTGGTACTGGGTGCATTATCTACAATGGCCGGCCTTGTGGTGCATTTAGTATCTAACTTTGCCCTAGCTAGAATAGGAATAGGGAGGCGAGTGAATAAATGGATAACCATGTCGATAATCGCATCCGGAATAACCATCTACTCGCTCCTCGCCGCATTGACAAAAATGAGCTCAACATATGTGGAGATATTCCTGCTTTGGATGATACTGGCCTTCATATACGCGGAAGCATATAGCATTGTCAATAACCAAGTAAAGCATAGATATCCTGCCACAATGGAGTAGGAACCCGGATTGATCACATTGATTACTTCTCCCGGATTTTTAAGCTAGCATTGATGCATCATGGGAGCATCATGAGGAAAAGGCGAGCAGCCTCCATTAATAGTAAGCAGGCTCCCAAAGGGCTCCTCACGCATTAAGGCCTAGAAGTTTACTGACCTCCTCCCCGCCCTGAAGGGCGAGATTTGTCGTTAGTTTAATCAAAATTTAGTACTTAATGAGGAGCAGCAGCATTACCGCCATAATTATCGATTCAATAAGAGACATTATTCCTATTCTCCTCATGTTTTCCCTCAAACCATTTCGATTGATTTTTCCTTCCCTTAGTGCAATTACAGCCCTCGCGGTTGGCTCCATCATGGCTAGGTAAAGCTTGCTGCTCATGGTTAGGTACGCTAAGAACGAGGTCAGCGTTAACCACCAAAGCGAGGAGAACCATGGCTTAATTGCTCTGAACGGTAGTTTCCCCTCCACGTAAATTGCGGAAAATACATGATAGCCCACCCATATTATTGCTGTATAGATTATCGTTAAACTCGGCGTGATGCCCATCATGGCGAGCCAAGGCAAGTATGTTGATGAGAGAAGAGCAGTGCCCGCAATATTAGCTACTGCTCCCCTTCCCTTTCCCCTCAGT harbors:
- a CDS encoding aldo/keto reductase, translating into MEFKELDKTGIKIPVIGLGTWGIGGGFWIPDCSNMDSMVKLLREAINMGYTMIDTAEMYGGGCSERIIGEAIKGFPRNDLFIISKVWPTHARHDDVLKSAKASMERLGTYIDLYMIHWPARDVQIRETMQAMEELVDEGVIRHIGVSNFDVVELEEARRSLTKYGIVADEVRYNLLDRDAERDLLPYAEREGITIIAYSPLGTGAILRPGSKEYKLLEEVGSKYGKTPAQVLLNWVIRKPNIVAIPKAARLEHMRENMGAIGWKLDDDDVKKLDSLYTIEGQSRP